The sequence tcacagagtctctttatcataaataaaatcttgtttactctgaagatacttgtatgcagcagaacatacagctttgcattgacagaATACTTCACACTGGATAAGACACTTAACagttcaggatccagatctgtgctgagagtatagagagtggtacagtcgtgctgactgagttgcgtgttgagaggtacaaagaagaatcaggggagcagagagaaggatgtcgtgagagtcccaacccaagtagtactgttctCTGCCGGGTTATTGGAGGTAGAAATAGTAGAagacttgagagagaatacttgtgcctgtgcacAGACTCTTGccggaatgaaccacctattgtCCTACCAGTGTCACGGGACCAATCCTagtaggtgacacaagccccagaccttgttacctggtatGAGCGGAGTTCTGAGGGTTCCCTGTTGACACCCTGCTGCaaaatagagttcataggcttctagcaactttgctctatccagatcagtttctAGCTTTCTgcttctgtggatactgtcctgcactgtgattctccttgtccacagtgtgggttgagatgatctttgACTTCTTTGATCTTTGAtctttgtcctctctagtgaagggtttaacactgcatagtgctaagtagagttacttgaagagaaactgttagcttCATGTGGATGAGTCTAAGCCTaggctgcacactgagactggggactggcagagggccagggcccaaatgaaccactgtagggagcgctCTAgcctgcgtccttcctctacaaagtccAACATCAAAGAGCCTCTACACTTCCTCgacccacgtgacttcctatctacagtccctgtaaggtgcgctgtgaatgggtggagagtgcatacagaagaagtaaagaaagagatgataggatagaagaagaaagtactctcattgatccacagatccatgtgacatataaacaagcaataaccctttcagtcctacagctgtgcagcaaccaagtacatatacttacaacagcgacatcttgtggcgaaactttatcactactacataacCAGTTGCTTACAAAaaatacaggcttttgcgaagggtttaaccaatagcaacacccgtggtgggacaccacagctaTGTATATATTACTAGTGGCTGTGCCAGATACTGCAGGTCAGTGTAGCTCAGTCCTCTTAATTTAAATGGGACTGATCTGAAATAGGCACCGCCGCTACCAAATGTACAGAGTTGTGTTATAAACAATTAAGACAGAGTGTAATTGTAGGGGTACACCTCCTCAGGGGCTCAGATAAAGGCACAATGGCCAGGAGCAACAGCACTTGCTGAAGTGCTGGAGAGTAAGTAATTGTATCATCTTGGGGGATAAACCATAGGGACTCCAAAAAACAGAGAGGGGCTGCTGTAGCCTTCCAGTGTCCGCTTTGGATAACCATGTAGCATTGTCTTTAGCAAATCTAAGTTATGAGCACCCAACTGCGGAGGGCTTCCTATATCAGCCCAGTAAAATGCACCAGCTTCTAATGTGTTTCTGTACACCTGCCATAGACCTCCAGGGGTCAATAATAACCGAAATTCAAAAACTAGTTAGTTTACTGTAAAGCTCTTACCTCTTGAAAGCGTCTCCGGCAGGGTTTATGCCATAGACTGAGCCATCGGAGCCAACCTCAATCACTCTTAGACTGCCCTCAATCGGCTGCCATCCGGTTCCCTGGCACGCACTGGATGCCACATTTTGACGAAAAAAGATTCTGTTGTCAAAACTCAATCCCCAGCATCCAAAGAGTCCGCAGCTGTAATACCTCAGAGACCCATCGATACGAGTGAATGTCAGAAGTGAAGACCTGGAGTTGACACAGTTCTCATTCAGGCAATAGATATAGCCATTTGGGCCCACTCCACCCACGGACTTACTAAAGCCAGCATCCACCTGCTGCAAGAATCCTGGAAAATGAACAAACTGGTATCAATAAAGATGTAATTTTTCCCTTTTTCGATACAATAATAAGCCCATTTTGAGGAATTTGAGGTCCTCGATGGAGCATAAGCCAAGGACACCTTCCTCTCACTGATAGTGGGCTATGAGAAAAGGTATACATAAAATCATCAGTTCTCTGGGGTTTAATGTTCAAATTGTTGTAAGATTTTAACATCACAACAGTCAATTGTTGACCACAGCACATTAATGTGTGCAGTGCTGCTCATACTGAAGCAgctctgcacacattaaaaccaccacgccaggaacgtttatatatgtattgctgatgtgaaggggtaaaTGATTTTTAACCTTGTAAAGGGATTTTACATTTAATTCCCACGTTTGGTCACTAGGTGGCAGATAGACCTACCAATGATTAAACATGCTGTAGTCGAGAAACTGAGCTGTAACTACTGTACTATTGCCAGggacggggaggcagggacaagacacgacagtgagccctgatgctgaacccatcAACTGTCCCTACcaacttgcctcaaacggccctaggcggctgtggacaaccaTAAAGACGTTCCCTggactagatacgtgcacacacaacaagacagacaaacaaacacaatagcggatagtcaaacaagcaaggtcagaaccaaatgggcagcatagtacaaaatcaggttacaATCTAATAGTGAAAAAGTCAAGctagaggtcaggtaacaaagtaaagcaagcagagggagttaggaggGGGAtctcaggaatagacagggggagctgggaccagaatatgaaacctaatagccagcgctgggagactgccttagctttcttttatgctaaCCAAAAGCCCGGTCCGTATCCCCATAGGACctgcgctctgatcttccaggttgcagacaggcagagaaagcagtcagtctaaagacctactcagctgcataATCAAGTCTCCCAGTGATCAGTTTAACTCCCGCATAGCCAGAAAGCTGAGAAGCGAGCAGGTGTGGCacataaagtaaaagtaaaaacaagcccagttcacaccaggctactgcacattcctgacaactaTACATGTTAAGTGGTGTGGTGTGGTGGGGTTAAAGAGGTCTGGAGAGGCCAAAGTAGTCTCCGAGGACAGAGAGTACAAGAATAGGTCCTGTGTGAGACAGgtctggagggggacagagcaCAAAGCAGTCTGGGTGGGCATAGGGGTTAAGAAGGGGGCAGCCCAATATCCCACTGTTCCTACACTGCTGATCCTGGCCCCACAGCCTGGTACTCACTGTCAGCAAGCAGCCTTTGCCATTGAGTGCTGACAAGGAGGTAAAGTAAAGGACTgcatcccatatagtataggcggcTCGCAAAGAGAATGGAGCAGTTGGATCCTCCCCTGGGATCAGTTAtcctctgtcctgtcctgtgtgatCACCTAGCTAACTCCTTTAATAAAGGTTTTATACGACTTGTAATGTCTTTTACCTGTCACCGatttccacctgttgtcttgCAGTTTGTGGACAATGTTCGTCCTATTGATGGCCCAAACTCCAGCTGGTCCGACCGTCACGTGAATGAACTGCCCGGGAAGCTGCTGCCAGCTGTCTCCTACCAAGTGGAAGGTGGCCCCATTGTCGTCTACACCATACACCTCCCCGGCTCCGGCATCTATCTGCTTTAGTTTTCCTGCTACTGATAAGCAGTCGTACTCTGAAAGGAAATAaaagatagaaaaaaataatttatagcAGGAGTATAGCAAGAGCAATTATTTTTATACCAAATATTTATGCAGCAGATATGACAGTGATGGGGATAATAGGGTAAGCTACATCTACTCATACTATAATAGAAGCCTCCTCCATAAGAGAAACAAAAAGtctctataaggctatgttcacacatatcaagatcatgatctttattagcagcCGTCTATTTAACAGGATGGTCACCTTtgcccgaagtgggaacatagccttaggctgttttACACttcttaaaaggggtagttctcccaaaaaaaaatctttgaaatcaacctgttgccagaaagttatatagatttgtaatgctgcgtttacacggaacgattatcattcaaattttcgcaataacgattgcatttgagtgataatcgttccgtgtaaacacagcaaacgatcaagcgatgagcgaaaaatcgttcattttgatctttcaacatgttctcaaaccgtcgttcattgttcgctaaaaattcacagatcgctttgtgtaaacagtctttcaaagattcaccctatgtaaagtATGGGCcttagcgatcttaaaaacaatcacattaacaatttttcttatgaatttttctaacgatttattcgtctaaacgctgatcgttataaaaaccaaatcgttgcttcaaaatcgttaaatgattgattggtcgaattatcgcttcgtgtaaacgcaacataatttacttctgttaaaaaaatataaagtattccagtacttaacagctgcagtttgacctgcaggaagtggtgtaatttttccagtctggagagcaggagaggttttttatggggatttgcttctgctctgaacagatcctgtcatggacagaggtggcagcagagagcactgtgtcagactggagagaatacaccacttcctgcaggacatacagcagttcataagtactggaagacttgatattttttaataagtaaattagaaatctctgtgCTGTAAATATATAAATCTT is a genomic window of Dendropsophus ebraccatus isolate aDenEbr1 chromosome 12, aDenEbr1.pat, whole genome shotgun sequence containing:
- the LOC138769017 gene encoding fish-egg lectin-like; the encoded protein is MSFILGLIFLCAGASAVAAEYDCLSVAGKLKQIDAGAGEVYGVDDNGATFHLVGDSWQQLPGQFIHVTVGPAGVWAINRTNIVHKLQDNRWKSVTGFLQQVDAGFSKSVGGVGPNGYIYCLNENCVNSRSSLLTFTRIDGSLRYYSCGLFGCWGLSFDNRIFFRQNVASSACQGTGWQPIEGSLRVIEVGSDGSVYGINPAGDAFKRMNVTASNPTGTSWSQIDVCATFKHVTYDAGVLWLLSQNGDIYKCAENNDSADTKERVPV